The following coding sequences are from one Chanos chanos chromosome 12, fChaCha1.1, whole genome shotgun sequence window:
- the LOC115824683 gene encoding class I histocompatibility antigen, F10 alpha chain-like, giving the protein MTVDDVPVFYYDSNMTRALPVPEWLNSTTAQQYWEFFTFRVEINKLKTVKGLKSATQQFNVTGASKNIYQVQERCDLYPDGTVRAFLIHAFNGKDFLSFDIESKTYIAAVPQAVHYKRLRERDHPDLDFLVHFYHTKCVKVIKEFLQHAPSIRMKKVPEVRLFEKHSSTFTEITCHVTGFYPRTVQVQWFGSDMQPVMEVDSENKVLPNGDGTYQTTKSVVIPAEHTEIHHYSCVVQHSSIPGNITKAWV; this is encoded by the exons ATGACTGTGGATGATGTGCCAGTCTTCTACTATGACAGTAATATGACACGTGCATTGCCTGTCCCTGAATGGCtgaacagcacaacagcacagcaaTACTGGGAGTTCTTCACTTTCAGAGTAGAAATCAACAAACTCAAAACAGTAAAAGGTCTGAAATCAGCCACACAGCAGTTTAATGTCACAG GTGCTTCCAAAAATATTTATCAGGTCCAGGAACGATGTGACCTCTATCCTGACGGAACTGTACGCGCCTTTTTGATTCATGCATTTAACGGCAAAGATTTCTTGAGCTTTGACATTGAGAGTAAAACATATATAGCTGCAGTGCCTCAAGCAGTCCACTATAaaagactgagggagagagatcatCCTGACCTTGACTTCCTTGTCCATTTCTACCATACAAAATGTGTTAAAGTAATTAAGGAGTTCCTCCAACATGCTCCCAGCATACGCATGAAGAAAG TTCCAGAAGTCAGGCTTTTTGAGAAGCACAGCTCTACCTTCACAGAGATcacatgtcatgtgactgggTTCTACCCACGAACGGTGCAGGTTCAGTGGTTTGGGTCAGACATGCAGCCTGTGATGGAGGTGGATAGTGAAAACAAAGTGTTACCGAATGGAGATGGTACTTATCAGACAACAAAGAGTGTTGTGataccagcagaacacacagaaatacatcaCTACAGCTGTGTGGTCCAACATAGCAGCATACCTGGGAATATCACCAAAGCTTGGG tTTAA